The Amycolatopsis mongoliensis genome includes a window with the following:
- a CDS encoding dihydrodipicolinate synthase family protein: MQKFGVDDLRGVIAVTPTPALPGAAALTARDTVDLGESDRMIRALVADGVDGIITNGTLGEMATLTLAEWQDFSACVADAVSDTAPDLPLFVGATAPNTRDTVDRIRFLRDLGVRGVILGRPMWSELGADTLLAFYRGVAGLFPDMAIVLYDNPEAFKGPIPSAAYAALSEVPQIIGAKYIAITPKFGADMAAVGSRLRLLPLESDWLAAHTLHPETALGCWSSSALCGPEPVLALRDAIRAGDVGTARHLTRRIEWTYEPFLARTNFPEFSKYNITLEKLRFDEAGYVAAGPARPPYHLVPGPYAEGARENGRRWRRLVGEVRDRNS; the protein is encoded by the coding sequence GTGCAGAAGTTCGGTGTCGACGACCTGCGCGGCGTCATCGCCGTCACGCCCACCCCGGCACTGCCCGGCGCGGCCGCGCTCACCGCACGGGACACCGTGGACCTCGGCGAATCCGATCGGATGATCCGCGCGCTCGTCGCCGACGGCGTGGACGGGATCATCACCAACGGGACGCTCGGCGAGATGGCGACTCTCACGCTGGCCGAATGGCAGGACTTCTCCGCGTGCGTCGCCGACGCGGTTTCGGACACGGCCCCGGACCTCCCGTTGTTCGTCGGCGCGACCGCCCCCAACACGCGGGACACGGTCGACCGGATCCGCTTCCTGCGGGACCTCGGCGTGCGCGGCGTCATCCTCGGCCGTCCGATGTGGAGCGAGCTCGGCGCCGACACGCTGCTCGCGTTCTACCGCGGCGTCGCCGGCCTGTTCCCGGACATGGCGATCGTCCTCTACGACAACCCCGAGGCGTTCAAGGGCCCGATCCCGTCGGCCGCGTACGCCGCACTGTCCGAGGTCCCCCAGATCATCGGCGCGAAGTACATCGCGATCACGCCGAAGTTCGGCGCGGACATGGCGGCGGTCGGCAGCCGGCTCCGGTTGCTGCCGCTGGAAAGCGACTGGCTCGCGGCGCACACGCTGCACCCGGAAACAGCGCTCGGCTGCTGGAGCAGCAGCGCCCTGTGCGGCCCGGAGCCCGTGCTCGCCCTGCGTGACGCGATCCGGGCCGGGGACGTCGGCACGGCGCGGCACCTCACCCGGCGCATCGAGTGGACGTACGAACCGTTCCTCGCCAGGACGAACTTCCCCGAGTTCTCCAAGTACAACATCACCCTCGAGAAGCTCCGCTTCGACGAGGCCGGTTATGTCGCCGCCGGGCCCGCACGCCCGCCGTACCACCTCGTTCCCGGCCCCTACGCCGAGGGCGCGCGCGAGAACGGGCGGCGCTGGCGCCGGCTCGTCGGCGAAGTCCGTGACCGGAACTCCTGA
- a CDS encoding VOC family protein, producing the protein MGISQVAHAELAVTDLAEAVGFHTDVLGMQELGRADGAVRLSVGIDGGCDLVLTAGGTGVRRFALRVDDVDDLDHYAKRLAEAGVVTETRTDEHPGVVRSLQFAAPSGHVMELAVLSTGPQYLHPAKAPHRGGIRALDFDHITVQAQDPKPLVDFLVELLDFQVSDIFAPAPGVIGAAWCRASTLHHDIAIISTPEAGKSLHHYALGMESFDHLKLAADELGRHGVPIEVGPGRHGVGGNVYTYFWAAGNRYELSAEMPRVRRNDPVVWDDFPKAFSPWGLQPPESFGHAS; encoded by the coding sequence ATGGGTATTTCACAGGTGGCCCACGCGGAACTCGCCGTCACAGACCTCGCTGAGGCCGTCGGCTTCCACACCGACGTCCTGGGCATGCAGGAACTCGGCCGCGCAGACGGCGCGGTGCGGCTTTCCGTCGGCATCGACGGCGGGTGCGACCTGGTGCTGACCGCCGGCGGGACCGGGGTCCGCAGGTTCGCTCTGCGGGTCGACGACGTCGACGACCTCGACCACTACGCGAAGCGGCTGGCCGAAGCCGGTGTCGTGACCGAGACCCGCACCGACGAACACCCCGGCGTCGTCCGGTCCCTGCAGTTCGCGGCGCCGTCCGGGCACGTCATGGAACTCGCGGTGCTCTCGACCGGGCCGCAGTACCTCCACCCGGCGAAAGCCCCTCACCGCGGCGGGATCCGCGCGCTGGACTTCGACCACATCACCGTGCAGGCCCAGGACCCCAAGCCGCTGGTCGACTTCCTGGTGGAGCTGCTGGACTTCCAGGTGTCCGACATCTTCGCCCCGGCCCCCGGGGTGATCGGCGCGGCCTGGTGCCGGGCCAGCACGCTGCACCACGACATCGCGATCATCTCCACCCCCGAGGCCGGGAAGTCGCTGCACCACTACGCGCTCGGGATGGAGTCGTTCGACCACCTCAAGCTGGCCGCCGACGAGCTCGGCCGGCACGGCGTCCCGATCGAGGTCGGGCCGGGCCGGCACGGCGTGGGCGGCAACGTCTACACCTACTTCTGGGCCGCGGGCAACCGCTACGAACTGTCGGCCGAGATGCCGCGGGTGCGCCGCAACGACCCGGTCGTGTGGGACGACTTCCCGAAGGCGTTCAGCCCGTGGGGCCTGCAGCCGCCCGAATCGTTCGGCCACGCTTCCTGA
- a CDS encoding 3-carboxyethylcatechol 2,3-dioxygenase, producing the protein MPVAVCALSHSPLIGFNQPAKAVEERVEKAFDHARRFIAGFDPDLVVLFAPDHYNGFFYDMMPPFCIGTRATALGDYDTPAGELSVAKSARTLAKDVLAAGIDVALSERMYVDHGFSQPLQLLFGGLDRVPVVPVFINSVAAPLCPVGRVRQLGTAIGHASAHLDEQRVLFLGSGGLSHDPPVPQLETATAEVAARLIDGRNPTPEERARRQARVIASGLDLAAGTSSMQPINPDWDQQFLDVVSAGELRLVDAWSTEWFAEQAGHSSHEVRTWIAAYAAMAARGKYVMNYRFYEPVPEWVAGFAVTTAVSADA; encoded by the coding sequence ATGCCCGTTGCCGTGTGCGCCCTGTCCCATTCGCCATTGATCGGTTTCAACCAGCCGGCGAAAGCCGTTGAAGAGCGGGTCGAGAAGGCTTTCGACCACGCGCGGCGGTTCATCGCCGGATTCGACCCCGACCTCGTGGTGCTCTTCGCGCCTGACCACTACAACGGTTTCTTCTACGACATGATGCCGCCGTTCTGCATCGGCACGCGGGCCACCGCGCTCGGGGACTACGACACCCCGGCCGGCGAGCTCTCGGTCGCGAAATCGGCGCGGACACTGGCCAAGGACGTGCTGGCGGCCGGGATCGACGTCGCGCTGTCCGAACGGATGTACGTCGACCACGGGTTCTCCCAGCCCCTGCAGCTCCTCTTCGGCGGGCTGGACCGCGTTCCCGTCGTCCCCGTCTTCATCAACTCGGTCGCCGCGCCGCTCTGTCCCGTCGGCCGCGTCCGGCAGCTCGGCACGGCGATCGGCCACGCGAGCGCGCACCTCGACGAGCAGCGCGTGCTGTTCCTCGGTTCCGGCGGGCTCTCCCACGACCCGCCGGTGCCCCAGCTGGAAACCGCCACGGCGGAGGTCGCCGCCCGGCTGATCGACGGCCGCAACCCGACGCCCGAAGAGCGCGCCCGGCGCCAGGCCCGGGTGATCGCGTCCGGCCTCGACCTGGCCGCGGGCACGTCGTCGATGCAGCCGATCAACCCCGACTGGGACCAGCAGTTCCTCGATGTGGTTTCGGCGGGCGAACTCCGGCTCGTCGACGCCTGGAGCACCGAGTGGTTCGCCGAGCAGGCCGGCCACTCCTCGCACGAGGTGCGGACCTGGATCGCCGCGTACGCCGCGATGGCGGCCCGCGGGAAGTACGTGATGAACTACCGGTTCTACGAGCCGGTGCCCGAGTGGGTGGCGGGTTTCGCCGTCACCACCGCCGTTTCCGCCGACGCCTGA
- a CDS encoding lytic transglycosylase domain-containing protein, translated as MPVLPPLAAPVDHRLGAATGSVAGAGIPATVLDAYRRAEASLGHTSPGCHLTWALLAGIGKIESNHARHGDVDARGTMVRPVYGPALDGSPGFARMVDARSGQFARAAGPMQFIPSTWQKWGTDGSGDGQADVQNVYDSAESAGRYLCAADRDLNTGTGLRSAILGYNNSEDYLNKVMAWMRTYSAGSFAVPDEPGYPGEDPTYDESVASGPARPAAPRPPVTGGAPVVPAPGPTPAAPPARPVPAPTPAPAPAPAPVAGLPISVPAPLDGVVATAGQAVGGLLGSLGTP; from the coding sequence GTGCCGGTGCTGCCGCCGCTCGCGGCTCCGGTCGACCACCGGCTCGGTGCCGCCACCGGATCCGTTGCGGGCGCGGGCATTCCGGCCACGGTGCTCGACGCCTACCGCCGGGCCGAGGCCTCGCTCGGTCACACGAGCCCGGGGTGTCACCTGACCTGGGCATTGCTCGCGGGCATCGGCAAGATCGAGTCGAACCACGCCCGCCACGGCGACGTGGACGCGCGGGGAACGATGGTCCGGCCGGTCTACGGTCCCGCGTTGGACGGTTCGCCGGGCTTCGCCAGGATGGTCGACGCGCGGAGCGGGCAATTCGCACGTGCCGCCGGGCCGATGCAGTTCATCCCGTCGACCTGGCAGAAATGGGGCACGGACGGATCCGGTGACGGCCAGGCGGACGTGCAGAACGTCTACGATTCCGCGGAGTCGGCCGGCCGGTATCTCTGCGCCGCCGATCGCGATCTGAACACCGGGACCGGACTGCGGAGTGCCATTCTCGGTTACAACAACTCCGAGGATTACCTGAACAAGGTAATGGCGTGGATGCGAACCTATTCCGCGGGTTCGTTCGCCGTGCCGGACGAACCCGGGTACCCCGGCGAAGATCCGACCTACGACGAAAGTGTGGCGTCCGGTCCGGCCCGTCCGGCGGCGCCGCGCCCGCCGGTCACGGGGGGCGCACCGGTCGTGCCCGCACCGGGTCCCACGCCGGCCGCCCCACCCGCGCGGCCGGTGCCGGCACCGACACCGGCACCCGCACCAGCGCCTGCCCCGGTCGCCGGGCTGCCGATCAGCGTGCCCGCACCATTGGACGGCGTCGTCGCGACCGCCGGGCAGGCGGTGGGCGGGCTTCTCGGCTCGCTCGGCACACCCTGA
- a CDS encoding peptidylprolyl isomerase, whose translation MKITAWPGKVRLPSSRRGRITTLLVLVVLLGGTGLAWWSARADDLPDDAVFAYGGQIETVTQLQERIQTLKALYGVQPPDQQDTAKSDAFRRDTAKAVAVGMVLDHAAHDRGIVIADKAARDVLTRFISQQIGEGPDARSKFVQALGTTGTSEDAVLDEIKRQLAVSQLFDSVTAGSSVGDGDGEVADAFAKRKAQLDTPERRQLTNIVVKTEEEADRVRTDLEAGTPFETVVAQRSLDGATRDKGGDLGQVTAAQLEDGYAKAAFAAPTGGLFGPVQTAHGWNVGRVRQVLPPQPAVFDQVKDQLKQQLTLEKALATWRGWLGTRLAEANVRYADAYRPADPAAPPQEAPGWSPAPGQVPGQPVPSPVPGQPVPSEVPGSPVPGQVPGQPRPSR comes from the coding sequence ATGAAGATCACCGCATGGCCCGGCAAGGTCCGGCTGCCGAGCAGCCGCCGTGGCCGGATCACGACCTTGCTCGTCCTCGTCGTGCTGCTCGGCGGAACCGGCCTCGCCTGGTGGTCGGCGCGCGCCGACGACCTGCCCGACGACGCGGTCTTCGCCTACGGCGGCCAGATCGAGACCGTCACCCAGCTGCAGGAGCGGATCCAGACCTTGAAGGCGCTCTACGGCGTGCAGCCACCGGACCAGCAGGACACCGCCAAGTCCGACGCGTTCCGCCGGGACACCGCGAAAGCGGTCGCCGTCGGGATGGTGCTCGACCACGCGGCGCACGACCGCGGCATCGTCATCGCCGACAAGGCGGCACGCGACGTGCTGACCCGGTTCATCTCCCAGCAGATCGGCGAAGGGCCGGACGCCCGGAGCAAGTTCGTCCAAGCGCTCGGCACCACCGGCACGTCCGAGGACGCGGTGCTGGACGAGATCAAGCGCCAGCTCGCGGTCTCGCAGCTGTTCGACTCGGTCACCGCGGGAAGCTCGGTCGGCGACGGCGACGGCGAGGTCGCGGACGCGTTCGCGAAGCGGAAGGCGCAGCTGGACACGCCGGAACGGCGGCAGCTCACCAACATCGTGGTGAAGACCGAGGAGGAGGCCGACCGGGTGCGCACCGACCTCGAGGCCGGGACGCCGTTCGAAACCGTGGTGGCCCAGCGGAGCCTGGACGGCGCGACGCGGGACAAGGGCGGCGACCTCGGCCAGGTGACGGCGGCGCAGCTCGAAGACGGCTACGCCAAGGCAGCGTTCGCGGCACCCACCGGCGGGCTGTTCGGTCCCGTGCAGACCGCGCACGGCTGGAACGTCGGCCGGGTCCGCCAGGTCCTGCCGCCGCAACCGGCGGTCTTCGACCAGGTCAAGGACCAGCTCAAGCAGCAGCTGACCCTGGAGAAGGCGCTCGCGACGTGGCGCGGGTGGCTCGGGACGCGGCTCGCGGAGGCGAACGTCCGGTACGCCGACGCCTACCGCCCGGCCGACCCGGCCGCGCCGCCGCAGGAGGCGCCGGGGTGGTCACCGGCTCCGGGCCAGGTGCCGGGACAGCCGGTGCCGAGTCCGGTACCCGGGCAGCCGGTGCCGAGTGAGGTGCCCGGGTCGCCGGTACCGGGCCAGGTGCCCGGGCAGCCCCGGCCGTCGCGGTGA
- a CDS encoding MMPL family transporter yields the protein MTAALVVLAGFVGTGLARTRIETGVSSFLPGDDPAVARFDELSRSFGGDPVVVLLESARPGLLLDQPHLPSLVKLEGEFARLPDVAAVYGPGTVLNQAAGRAQDLMAELSGRRDRLRAQAQAEAKQRGASDKAAGQAADSAVAAFDQRYGKLLVQALPAGLPTLKNQAFVTSVVFGADGSPRPQWHFVVPSANAVAILVRPRQNLDQSATERLVRGVRGAVDAAAVDGAKVTVSGVPAIAGALADEVRAELPLLGGAALVAVALCFLLVPWHRRRHRLLPLAGSLVATAVTVALFGWLGRPLSLGVVAFLPVLLGVGSDFPTYLARRADRRVVFAVAAATAAAFGALAFAPLPFVRDLGIALGIGVLVAFAVGLLFRPAVAEPAPVKAYRRRTASLPARLGAGLAVAALAAGGWATLPGLSLQSDVESFAHGLPAFDDAKHVEQVIGSSGEVDAVLHGPDVTSPQALAWLRQAQDVIIARHGDRLRPVVSLPTLLNFLGSVPTKDEITAAVRLLPPYLTGAVLRADGQESVLSFGVRLDDVEGLVGLRDDLLNQLPPAPPGYHAELTGLPIVAARGYELVSGNRFWTNGVGIAVAGLVLAVVLARRKDAVRAVATALVATGTGLLAIWLTGISLTPITMALGSLIAAVGCEFAVLLAEADRGRDHALRRSVLLVGAVSTVGYLALALSRLDAIRQFGLLLAAAVVLSMAAARLVVWLAPGRPRSAPETSPATDALVGVPS from the coding sequence ATGACGGCGGCCCTCGTCGTCCTCGCCGGGTTCGTCGGCACCGGCCTGGCCAGGACCCGCATCGAGACCGGCGTCAGCTCGTTCCTGCCGGGCGACGATCCTGCGGTGGCGCGGTTCGACGAGCTGAGCCGGTCGTTCGGTGGTGACCCCGTCGTCGTGCTGCTCGAATCGGCGCGCCCCGGGCTGCTGCTCGACCAGCCGCACCTGCCGTCGCTGGTCAAGCTGGAGGGTGAATTCGCGAGGCTGCCCGACGTCGCCGCCGTTTACGGGCCCGGGACCGTCCTGAACCAGGCCGCCGGCCGGGCCCAGGACCTGATGGCCGAGCTCTCCGGCCGCCGGGACCGTCTGCGCGCGCAGGCGCAGGCCGAGGCCAAGCAGCGTGGGGCGTCCGACAAGGCGGCCGGCCAGGCCGCCGACAGCGCGGTGGCCGCGTTCGACCAGCGGTACGGCAAGCTGCTCGTCCAGGCCCTGCCGGCGGGCCTGCCGACGCTGAAGAACCAGGCGTTCGTCACCTCGGTCGTCTTCGGCGCGGACGGAAGTCCCCGGCCGCAGTGGCACTTCGTCGTGCCGTCGGCGAACGCGGTCGCGATCCTGGTCCGCCCGCGGCAGAACCTCGACCAGTCCGCCACCGAGCGGCTCGTCCGGGGCGTGCGGGGCGCGGTCGACGCGGCCGCCGTCGACGGGGCGAAGGTGACCGTGTCCGGCGTCCCCGCGATCGCGGGTGCCCTCGCCGACGAGGTCCGCGCGGAACTTCCCCTGCTCGGCGGCGCCGCGTTGGTCGCGGTGGCCCTTTGTTTCCTGCTGGTGCCGTGGCACCGCCGTCGGCACCGGCTGCTGCCGCTGGCCGGTTCGCTGGTGGCCACGGCGGTGACGGTCGCCCTGTTCGGCTGGCTCGGCCGTCCGCTGTCGCTCGGGGTGGTGGCTTTCCTGCCGGTGCTGCTCGGCGTCGGCAGCGACTTCCCGACCTACCTGGCGCGCCGGGCGGACCGGCGGGTCGTGTTCGCGGTCGCCGCCGCCACCGCGGCCGCGTTCGGCGCGCTGGCCTTCGCGCCGTTGCCGTTCGTGCGGGACCTCGGGATCGCACTCGGGATCGGGGTGCTGGTCGCCTTCGCCGTCGGCCTGCTGTTCCGGCCGGCCGTGGCGGAGCCCGCACCCGTGAAGGCTTACCGCCGACGCACGGCGAGCCTGCCCGCGCGGCTGGGAGCAGGACTGGCGGTGGCGGCGCTGGCGGCCGGCGGCTGGGCGACCCTGCCGGGGCTTTCCCTGCAGAGCGACGTCGAAAGCTTCGCGCACGGACTGCCCGCGTTCGACGACGCGAAGCACGTCGAGCAGGTCATCGGCTCCTCCGGCGAGGTCGACGCCGTCCTGCACGGCCCGGACGTCACTTCGCCGCAGGCACTGGCGTGGTTGCGCCAAGCCCAGGACGTGATCATCGCCCGGCACGGTGACCGGCTCCGTCCCGTCGTTTCGCTCCCGACGCTGCTGAACTTCCTCGGCTCCGTGCCCACGAAGGACGAGATCACCGCGGCCGTGCGCCTGTTGCCGCCCTACCTGACCGGGGCGGTGCTGCGCGCCGACGGACAGGAGTCCGTGCTCTCCTTCGGGGTCCGGCTCGACGACGTCGAGGGTTTGGTCGGCCTGCGTGACGACCTGCTGAACCAGCTCCCCCCGGCGCCGCCGGGGTACCACGCCGAGCTGACCGGGCTGCCGATCGTCGCGGCGCGCGGGTACGAGCTGGTCTCCGGCAACCGGTTCTGGACGAACGGGGTCGGCATCGCCGTGGCCGGGCTCGTGCTCGCCGTCGTGCTCGCGCGGCGGAAGGACGCGGTCCGAGCGGTCGCCACCGCCCTGGTGGCGACCGGGACGGGCCTGCTCGCCATCTGGCTGACCGGGATCTCGCTGACGCCGATCACCATGGCGCTCGGGTCCCTCATCGCCGCCGTCGGCTGCGAGTTCGCGGTGCTGCTGGCGGAAGCCGACCGCGGTCGCGATCACGCGTTGCGCAGATCCGTGCTGCTGGTCGGCGCGGTTTCGACCGTCGGCTACCTCGCACTGGCGCTTTCGCGGCTCGACGCCATCCGGCAGTTCGGCCTGCTGCTCGCCGCGGCCGTCGTGCTGTCGATGGCCGCCGCCCGGCTCGTCGTCTGGCTGGCGCCCGGCCGGCCCCGCTCCGCTCCGGAAACCAGCCCGGCCACCGACGCACTCGTGGGAGTCCCTTCATGA
- a CDS encoding MlaD family protein: protein MRIPSGLVPHIRTLVLAVFIAACAGLFGYLWLNSGGRLPGISRAGYTAEVQLRTASNLVYDSDITIAGVKVGKVEALRTEGDVAHVTMRLDRNAPLHEGATVQVRNKTLIEETYLEITDGHGPALPSGTALPPSAGKEAVELDDVLTSLDRPTKESLGTLVRSLGAGTKDTKQGVSEALQGLGDLGREGHGALAALAAQSGDLQQLTGNTAKLLAALDTRQGQLADLVTDADKLTQATAGSDTELREVLRQLPGLMDTAKNASGGLSRLSPALGPVAGGLNAAAPDLDAALRELPATSADLRGLLPSLSGVLDAAPGTLQRVPAVSADASKFLPTLNVALGDVNPMLSYLVPYGRDVAAFFTNIGQVTARGDANGNAIRLFMVFNEQSVKGLPLNVDVGPLKKNNPYPAPGQSANPGPFTGSYPRVEQDPPK from the coding sequence ATGAGGATTCCCAGCGGGCTGGTCCCGCACATCCGGACCCTGGTGCTGGCCGTGTTCATCGCCGCCTGCGCCGGGCTGTTCGGCTACCTGTGGCTCAACTCCGGTGGCCGGCTGCCCGGGATCTCCCGGGCGGGCTACACCGCCGAGGTGCAGTTGCGCACCGCGTCGAACCTGGTCTACGACTCGGACATCACCATCGCCGGCGTCAAGGTCGGCAAGGTCGAGGCGCTGCGCACCGAAGGCGACGTCGCGCACGTCACGATGCGGCTCGACCGGAACGCGCCGCTGCACGAGGGGGCGACCGTCCAGGTCCGGAACAAGACCCTGATCGAGGAGACCTACCTCGAGATCACCGACGGCCACGGCCCGGCGCTGCCCAGCGGCACCGCGCTGCCACCGTCGGCGGGCAAGGAGGCCGTCGAACTCGACGACGTGCTCACGAGCCTCGACCGGCCGACGAAGGAGTCGCTGGGCACCCTGGTCCGCTCGCTCGGCGCCGGGACGAAAGACACCAAGCAAGGAGTTTCCGAGGCCCTGCAAGGACTCGGTGACCTCGGCCGGGAGGGACACGGCGCGCTGGCGGCCCTCGCGGCCCAGTCCGGAGACCTGCAGCAGCTGACCGGTAACACGGCGAAGCTGCTCGCGGCGCTCGACACCCGGCAGGGGCAGCTCGCCGACCTGGTGACCGACGCCGACAAGCTCACCCAGGCGACCGCGGGCAGTGACACCGAGCTCCGGGAGGTCCTGAGGCAGCTGCCCGGCCTGATGGACACCGCCAAGAACGCCAGCGGCGGGCTGAGCCGCCTTTCGCCCGCGCTGGGCCCGGTCGCCGGCGGCCTGAACGCGGCCGCCCCCGACCTCGACGCGGCGCTGCGGGAACTGCCGGCCACGTCGGCCGACCTGCGTGGCCTGCTGCCGTCGCTGAGCGGCGTGCTCGACGCGGCGCCCGGCACACTGCAGCGGGTGCCCGCGGTGTCCGCGGACGCGTCGAAGTTCCTGCCGACGCTGAACGTGGCCCTGGGCGACGTGAACCCCATGCTGTCCTACCTGGTCCCCTACGGCCGCGACGTCGCCGCGTTCTTCACCAACATCGGGCAGGTGACGGCGCGGGGTGACGCCAACGGCAACGCGATCCGGCTGTTCATGGTCTTCAACGAGCAGAGCGTGAAGGGCTTGCCGCTCAACGTCGACGTGGGTCCGCTGAAGAAGAACAACCCCTATCCCGCGCCTGGGCAGTCGGCGAACCCGGGACCGTTCACCGGGTCCTACCCGCGGGTCGAGCAGGACCCGCCGAAGTGA
- a CDS encoding LuxR C-terminal-related transcriptional regulator has translation MTPPRNGRGHPVPHVVLREVRAVTTRARSVLGGDPDPDVPDDFPAAEAALAELAERVGELAAAGRAGAVLDLFIEVSDVRERLRQARLDLRVRVHTQVQEALTRLQDARSVARLAECVPEAVCRLGFDRALFSEIRESVWVPQSCTVLGDPAWAAEILRIGRAESPVLDRTVVETEAVRRRRALLVTDAQREARGLPCLVEAARLESYVVAPVVGDDGVLGLVHADRYVQGRQVDEFDREVFGAFAQGLGIAFRRTVLVERLHSLRTEVGRFTMTLADAMDRILDTGHPAAPVVGDPVVPPPGPVPVRSFVESALTPRQLEVLRLMGDGRTNAAIATRLTISEDTAKSHVKQILRKLGAANRAEAVSLFLRTQQGRATPESA, from the coding sequence TTGACTCCGCCCCGGAACGGCCGCGGGCACCCCGTTCCCCATGTCGTCCTGCGCGAGGTCCGGGCGGTCACCACCCGGGCCCGGTCCGTGCTCGGCGGCGACCCGGACCCGGACGTGCCCGACGACTTCCCGGCCGCGGAAGCGGCTCTGGCCGAGCTCGCCGAGCGGGTCGGCGAACTCGCCGCGGCCGGCCGCGCCGGCGCCGTCCTCGACCTGTTCATCGAGGTCTCCGACGTCCGCGAACGGCTGCGCCAGGCCCGGCTCGACCTCCGGGTGCGCGTCCACACCCAGGTCCAGGAGGCGCTGACCCGGCTGCAGGACGCGCGCTCGGTGGCCCGGCTCGCCGAGTGCGTGCCGGAAGCGGTGTGCCGGCTCGGTTTCGACCGCGCGCTGTTTTCGGAGATCCGGGAGTCGGTGTGGGTGCCCCAGTCGTGCACCGTGCTGGGTGACCCCGCCTGGGCGGCGGAGATCCTGCGGATCGGCCGCGCCGAGTCCCCGGTCCTGGACCGCACCGTCGTCGAAACCGAGGCCGTCCGCCGGCGGCGCGCCTTGCTCGTCACGGACGCGCAGCGCGAAGCGCGGGGGCTCCCCTGCCTGGTCGAGGCCGCCCGGCTGGAGTCCTATGTGGTCGCTCCCGTGGTCGGCGACGACGGCGTGCTCGGGCTGGTGCACGCGGACCGGTACGTCCAGGGGCGGCAGGTCGACGAGTTCGACCGCGAGGTGTTCGGCGCCTTCGCCCAGGGACTCGGCATCGCGTTCCGGCGGACCGTGCTGGTCGAGCGCCTGCACTCGCTGCGGACCGAGGTCGGCCGGTTCACGATGACCCTCGCCGACGCCATGGACCGGATCCTGGACACCGGCCACCCGGCGGCCCCGGTCGTCGGCGATCCGGTGGTGCCTCCGCCTGGACCCGTGCCCGTCCGGTCCTTCGTGGAGTCGGCGCTGACCCCGCGGCAGCTGGAGGTGCTCCGGCTCATGGGCGACGGCCGGACCAACGCCGCGATCGCCACCCGGCTGACGATTTCGGAGGACACGGCCAAGTCCCACGTCAAGCAGATCCTGCGCAAGCTCGGCGCCGCGAACCGGGCCGAAGCGGTCTCGCTGTTCCTGCGGACCCAGCAGGGCCGGGCGACCCCCGAGTCCGCCTGA